In the genome of Natator depressus isolate rNatDep1 chromosome 21, rNatDep2.hap1, whole genome shotgun sequence, one region contains:
- the DCLRE1B gene encoding 5' exonuclease Apollo isoform X2: MTQRAAVALRMRSTSNVLEERGPAHHTKRTHAPNRLYDRDALRACAVQLAGAATQVTGGNWTFGNNPGDRCSVLCRPGARAMNGALIPGTPIAVDFWSIRKASHARVFFLSHMHSDHTVGLSSTWHRPVYCSPITGRILHHRLKVAERWIWPLEVGQSHLVALDEVGKRTMTVTLIDANHCPGSVMFLFEGPFGVILYTGDFRYTPTMLQEPVLRNQKRIDVLYLDNTNCDPLGDLPSRQQATQQIKELIRAHPNHQVKIGVYSLGKESLLADLALEFHTWIVVSPKRLEQMKVLGLVDVFTAEEGAGWIHGVDISEICWEAMISWNQQHPTIAILPTSRPVKIPHPSVHLVPYSDHSSFPELLEFVQWLKPCSIVPIVKRNMCLPYLEKYLSSDHKASPEPGIPESGQKFTQLRESREQQRATEPLRTAAQQPEPRKDSFASPEKEGGCCTDLPSLVPEEHLVNRCVWGRCVHLAP, from the exons ATGACCCAGAGGGCTGCCGTCGCACTACGCATGCGCAGCACATCCAACGTCCTCGAAGAGCGCGGCCCCGCCCACCATACCAAAAGAACGCATGCGCCTAATCGGCTCTACGACCGTGATGCACTTCGCGCTTGCGCAGTGCAGCTCGCTGGTGCTGCCACTCAAGTTACCGGCGGGAACTGGACGTTCGGGAACAATCCGGGTGATCGG TGCAGTGTCCTTTGCCGGCCAGGTGCCCGGGCCATGAATGGGGCTCTCATCCCAGGCACGCCCATTGCAGTGGATTTTTGGAGCATCAGGAAAGCCAGCCATGCTCGCGTGTTCTTTCTTTCCCACATGCACTCTGACCACACAGTGGGGTTGTCCAGCACCTGGCACCGGCCCGTCTACTGCTCTCCCATCACGGGGCGAATCCTGCACCACAGGCTGAAG GTGGCGGAGCGCTGGATCTGGCCCCTGGAAGTGGGGCAGAGCCACTTGGTGGCTCTTGATGAGGTTGGTAAAAGGACCATGACAGTGACCCTGATAGATGCCAACCACTGCCCTGGCTCAGTCATGTTCCTCTTTGAGGGCCCCTTTGGTGTCATCCTCTACACAG GTGACTTTCGTTACACTCCCACCATGCTGCAGGAACCGGTGCTAAGGAACCAGAAACGAATTGATGTTCTCTACTTGGACAACACAAACTGCGACCCCCTGGGCGACCTGCCCTCCCGCCAGCAGGCCACCCAACAGATCAAAGAGCTGATCAGGGCCCACCCAAATCACCAGGTCAAGATTG GGGTCTACAGCCTGGGCAAAGAGTCGCTCTTAGCGGATTTGGCCTTAGAGTTTCACACCTGGATCGTGGTGAGTCCCAAGAGACTGGAGCAGATGAAAGTGCTGGGCCTGGTGGACGTGTTCACTGCCGAAGAGGGGGCTGGCTGGATCCATGGTGTGGACATCTCTGAAATCTGCTGGGAAGCCATGATCAGCTGGAACCAGCAGCACCCCACCATTGCCATTCTCCCCACCAGCCGTCCGGTGAAGATCCCCCACCCCAGCGTTCACCTCGTGCCCTATTCAGACCACTCCTCCTTTCCAGAGCTGCTGGAGTTTGTACAGTGGCTGAAGCCCTGCTCCATAGTTCCAATTGTCAAGAGAAACATGTGCCTGCCATACCTGGAGAAATACCTGAGCTCTGACCACAAGGCGTCACCTGAGCCCGGGATTCCAGAGTCTGGGCAGAAGTTCACGCAGCTGAGAGAGAGCAGGGAGCAGCAAAGAGCCACTGAGCCCCTGAGAACAGCTGCCCAGCAGCCTGAGCCTAGGAAGGACTCCTTTGCATCTCCAGAGAAAG AAGGAGGCTGCTGCACTGACCTTCCCTCCCTAGTGCCTGAGGAGCATCTGGTGAATCGCTGTGTCTGGG GCCGCTGCGTTCATCTTGCCCCTTGA
- the DCLRE1B gene encoding 5' exonuclease Apollo isoform X1, with amino-acid sequence MTQRAAVALRMRSTSNVLEERGPAHHTKRTHAPNRLYDRDALRACAVQLAGAATQVTGGNWTFGNNPGDRCSVLCRPGARAMNGALIPGTPIAVDFWSIRKASHARVFFLSHMHSDHTVGLSSTWHRPVYCSPITGRILHHRLKVAERWIWPLEVGQSHLVALDEVGKRTMTVTLIDANHCPGSVMFLFEGPFGVILYTGDFRYTPTMLQEPVLRNQKRIDVLYLDNTNCDPLGDLPSRQQATQQIKELIRAHPNHQVKIGVYSLGKESLLADLALEFHTWIVVSPKRLEQMKVLGLVDVFTAEEGAGWIHGVDISEICWEAMISWNQQHPTIAILPTSRPVKIPHPSVHLVPYSDHSSFPELLEFVQWLKPCSIVPIVKRNMCLPYLEKYLSSDHKASPEPGIPESGQKFTQLRESREQQRATEPLRTAAQQPEPRKDSFASPEKGTNWLEHFRDVTIGQQSSSEQPRDADTCLQGGSVYWRGEREGIKVELCQLHGAQRQLFSAQPNTQTPARRQPLPPKDTSARRSQHSTEGTAQPHTSSLSWRTGKKHTSHASPCQSPLGDWAPLTLASVQKKAALPSYKQSLTCLQTEEFLPPGAAGDCGSLASWPPVASSPVARGLAEEYLLAPLNTLKQYSAESFDQQIENYFRRGEGP; translated from the exons ATGACCCAGAGGGCTGCCGTCGCACTACGCATGCGCAGCACATCCAACGTCCTCGAAGAGCGCGGCCCCGCCCACCATACCAAAAGAACGCATGCGCCTAATCGGCTCTACGACCGTGATGCACTTCGCGCTTGCGCAGTGCAGCTCGCTGGTGCTGCCACTCAAGTTACCGGCGGGAACTGGACGTTCGGGAACAATCCGGGTGATCGG TGCAGTGTCCTTTGCCGGCCAGGTGCCCGGGCCATGAATGGGGCTCTCATCCCAGGCACGCCCATTGCAGTGGATTTTTGGAGCATCAGGAAAGCCAGCCATGCTCGCGTGTTCTTTCTTTCCCACATGCACTCTGACCACACAGTGGGGTTGTCCAGCACCTGGCACCGGCCCGTCTACTGCTCTCCCATCACGGGGCGAATCCTGCACCACAGGCTGAAG GTGGCGGAGCGCTGGATCTGGCCCCTGGAAGTGGGGCAGAGCCACTTGGTGGCTCTTGATGAGGTTGGTAAAAGGACCATGACAGTGACCCTGATAGATGCCAACCACTGCCCTGGCTCAGTCATGTTCCTCTTTGAGGGCCCCTTTGGTGTCATCCTCTACACAG GTGACTTTCGTTACACTCCCACCATGCTGCAGGAACCGGTGCTAAGGAACCAGAAACGAATTGATGTTCTCTACTTGGACAACACAAACTGCGACCCCCTGGGCGACCTGCCCTCCCGCCAGCAGGCCACCCAACAGATCAAAGAGCTGATCAGGGCCCACCCAAATCACCAGGTCAAGATTG GGGTCTACAGCCTGGGCAAAGAGTCGCTCTTAGCGGATTTGGCCTTAGAGTTTCACACCTGGATCGTGGTGAGTCCCAAGAGACTGGAGCAGATGAAAGTGCTGGGCCTGGTGGACGTGTTCACTGCCGAAGAGGGGGCTGGCTGGATCCATGGTGTGGACATCTCTGAAATCTGCTGGGAAGCCATGATCAGCTGGAACCAGCAGCACCCCACCATTGCCATTCTCCCCACCAGCCGTCCGGTGAAGATCCCCCACCCCAGCGTTCACCTCGTGCCCTATTCAGACCACTCCTCCTTTCCAGAGCTGCTGGAGTTTGTACAGTGGCTGAAGCCCTGCTCCATAGTTCCAATTGTCAAGAGAAACATGTGCCTGCCATACCTGGAGAAATACCTGAGCTCTGACCACAAGGCGTCACCTGAGCCCGGGATTCCAGAGTCTGGGCAGAAGTTCACGCAGCTGAGAGAGAGCAGGGAGCAGCAAAGAGCCACTGAGCCCCTGAGAACAGCTGCCCAGCAGCCTGAGCCTAGGAAGGACTCCTTTGCATCTCCAGAGAAAGGTACGAACTGGCTGGAGCATTTCAGGGATGTGACGATTGGCCAGCAGAGCTCCTCGGAGCAGCCCAGGGATGCTGACACCTGTTTGCAAGGCGGCTCTGTGTattggaggggggagagggagggaatcaAAGTGGAGTTATGCCAGCTGCATGGTGCCCAGAGGCAGCTTTTTTCAGCACAGCCCAATACACAGACACCTGCCAGAAGGCAGCCACTGCCGCCCAAGGACACCAGTGCCCGGAGGTCCCAGCACAGCACAGAGGGCACAGCACAGCCACACACGAGTTCTTTATCCTGGCGAACAGGGAAGAAACACACCTCCCATGCCAGCCCATGCCAGTCTCCCCTGGGGGACTGGGCCCCCTTAACGCTGGCCTCCGTGCAGAAGAAGGCAGCTCTCCCCTCATACAAACAGAGTTTAACCTGCCTTCAGACTGAGGAATTTCttcccccaggagcagctggTGACTGTGGCAGCCTGGCCAGTTGGCCCCCTGTGGCCAGCAGTCCCGTTGCCCGTGGGCTTGCGGAGGAGTATTTGCTTGCTCCATTAAACACCCTAAAGCAATACTCTGCGGAGAGCTTTGATCAGCAGATTGAAAACTATttcaggagaggggaggggccctAA
- the AP4B1 gene encoding AP-4 complex subunit beta-1, which produces MPHWGADDAVAELRRALSNRHAQADRLRFRNVLLRVIRRMAQGADVSGVFAEMAKAGATRDVVQKKLVYWYMGTYAALQPGLALLAVNTLRKDCSDPSPAVRGLALRSLCGLRMPGIQEYIQQPILNGLRDKASYVRRVAVLGCAKMQKLQGDTEVDGVLVNELYSLLRDQDPIVVVNCLRALEEILRREGGVVINKPIAHHLLKRMSDLDQWGQSEVLTFLLRYKPRSEEELFDILSLLDGSLKSSSPSVVMAATKLFLVLAKDFPQVQTDVLVRVKGPLLAACNSESRELCFAALCHVRQILGSLPGHFSSHYKKFFCSYSEPHYIKSQKMEVLCELVNDENVQQVLEELKSYCTDVSAELAQGAIFAIGSIARTYTEQCVGILTELLGLKQEHITSAVVQAFRDLVWLCPQCTEAVCQALPSCEEAMQDSEGKQALIWLLGVHGERVPNAPYVLEDFVENVRSETFPAVKMELLTALVRLFLFRPAECQDVLGRLLYYCIEEETDMVVRDRGLFYYRLLQAGVEEAKRVLCSPKSDPSLGLLEDQAERPVNKWASEFNTLVPVYGKACWEVVTANWAMEPRCGGFHCAAPMTAGTESLISEGNKEVLQVHSDSAGLTLIPKAHLTAEQFEKTWLSLDVNCQQALPWCGAAHPDTIQTALQVVHIQTIAMSKAGAQPWKAYLSAQDESGCLFLTELVLETENSEMQVSVKQSEERTEALQHFISVLRTVMGTVLGLKS; this is translated from the exons ATGCCGCACTGGGGCGCGGACGATGCCGTGGCGGAGCTGCGCCGAGCCCTGTCCAACCGCCACGCGCAGGCCGACCGGCTGCGCTTCCGCAACGTGCTGCTGCGCGTGATCCG GCGTATGGCGCAAGGCGCGGACGTGTCCGGGGTTTTCGCGGAGATGGCGAAGGCCGGCGCCACGCGGGACGTCGTGCAGAAGAAGCTGGTCTACTGGTACATGGGCACGTACGCGGCCCTGCAGCCCGGCCTGGCGCTGCTGGCCGTCAACACGCTGCGCAAAGACTGCTCCGACCCCAGCCCCGCCGTCCGCGGCCTCGCGCTCCGCAGCCTGTGCGGCCTCCG GATGCCCGGCATACAGGAGTACATCCAGCAGCCCATTCTGAATGGCCTGCGAGACAAAGCGTCCTATGTGAGGAGAGTAGCTGTTCTTGGCTGTGCAAAGATGCAGAAACTCCAAGGTGACACCGAAGTGG ATGGTGTGCTGGTGAATGAGCTATACAGTTTGCTTCgtgaccaggatcccattgtagTGGTGAATTGTCTGAGGGCTCTAGAAGAGATTCTGAGACGGGAAGGAGGAGTTGTCATCAACAAGCCCATAGCCCACCACCTTCTCAAAAG AATGTCTGACTTAGACCAGTGGGGACAGAGTGAGGTGCTGACCTTCCTGCTGCGCTACAAACCCCGCAGTGAGGAAGAACTCTTCGACATCCTCAGCTTACTAGATGGGTCCCtcaagagcagcagccccagtgTTGTGATGGCAGCCACCAAACTCTTTCTGGTGTTGGCCAAGGACTTCCCACAGGTACAGACAGATGTACTAGTTAGAGTGAAGGGGCCACTGCTTGCAGCCTGCAACTCCGAGAGCCGGGAGCTCTGCTTCGCTGCCCTGTGTCATGTGCGCCAGATCCTGGGAAGCCTGCCTGGCCACTTTAGCAGCCATTACAAGAAGTTCTTCTGTTCCTACTCGGAGCCCCATTACATCAAATCCCAGAAGATGGAAGTGCTGTGTGAGCTGGTGAATGATGAGAATGTGCAGCAGGTGCTGGAGGAGCTGAAGAGTTACTGCACTGATGTGTCAGCTGAGCTTGCCCAGGGGGCCATCTTCGCCATAG GCAGCATTGCCAGGACGTACACGGAGCAGTGTGTGGGGATTCTAACGGAGCTCCTAGGGCTTAAGCAAGAACATATCACTTCAG CTGTGGTGCAGGCTTTTCGGGATCTGGTGTGGCTGTGTCCCCAGTGCACTGAGGCTGtgtgccaggctctgcccagctGTGAGGAGGCCATGCAGGACAGCGAG GGCAAGCAAGCGCTGatctggctcctgggggtgcaTGGGGAGAGAGTTCCCAATGCTCCCTATGTTCTGGAGGACTTTGTAGAGAATGTGAGATCGGAGACATTTCCAGCAGTGAAGATGGAGTTGCTGACAGCTTTGGTCCGACTCTTCCTGTTTCGTCCTGCTGAATGCCAGGACGTACTCGGGCGACTGCTCTATTACTGCATAG AGGAAGAGACTGATATGGTGGTACGGGACCGGGGGCTGTTCTACTATCGTCTCTTACAAGCTGGCGTGGAAGAAGCGAAGCGGGTGCTGTGCAGCCCCAAGTCTGATCCCTCTCTGGGACTCCTGGAGGATCAGGCTGAGCGACCTGTGAACAAATGGGCTTCAGAGTTTAACACGTTGGTGCCCGTATATGggaaagcatgctgggaagtTGTCACTGCTAACTGGGCAATGGAGCCTCGCTGTGGAGGCTTTCACTGTGCTGCTCCCATGACTGCAGGAACAG AATCACTGATTTCAGAAGGGAATAAGGAAGTTCTCCAGGTTCATTCCGACTCAGCTGGCTTGACTTTAATCCCTAAGGCACACCTGACTGCGGAGCAGTTTGAGAAGACCTGGCTGAGTTTGGATGTGAACTGCCAGCAGGCTCTGCCCTGGTGTGGAGCTGCTCACCCAGACACCATACAGACTGCACTTCAGGTTGTCCACATCCAGACTATTGCTATGAGCAAAGCTGGTGCCCAGCCATGGAAGGCCTATCTCAGTGCCCAGGATGAGTCTGGCTGTCTCTTCCTAACAGAACTGGTGCTTGAGACCGAGAACTCAGAGATGCAGGTTTCAGTGAAGCAGAGTGAGGAGAGGACTGAGGCGCTGCAACACTTTATCTCAGTGTTAAGGACTGTAATGGGGACAGTCCTAGGGCTGAAATCCTGA